Below is a genomic region from Molothrus aeneus isolate 106 chromosome 5, BPBGC_Maene_1.0, whole genome shotgun sequence.
AATTGTTCTTTATCTGGACAGTGGCTGAAGCTGACCTTTGACAGAAATGCAATTAGGTGGGCATTCTAGGCAAACGGGATGATTTCTCttctaggaagaaaaacaaaagctgcacGCGTTACCCACCACAAAGGTCCTCAATCCTTTACAGCTTCAAACCATCTCACCACAGCATTAAATTATGACAAGCACAGCTTTTATTAACGAGCTCCCATTCACTTTATGCCTTAAGGTGCCCGTTTGGGTTTGAGGAGCTGAAAAAAGCCGTTCCAAGTTTCAGCGGCGCCGGAGCCGCCGGCGGGAGCGCAGCGTGAGCCCCTCAGTTACTACGGCGATGAATGAGAGATTTATTTATACCCGGGCGGGCACGGCGGCGGGATGAGTCACCGGCGGCGCCGTGCGGGACTCGCAGCATGCGCGCGGCCGCGGCCCCTGCAGCGGGGGAGCCGCCGACGGGAGCCTGGCACGGCCCCTTCGCCACCGCTACCCGCCGGGTCCGGGGGTGTCCCGAGGGAGTcccgggggtgtcccggggGTGCCCCGGGTCCTTCGGCCGCAGCGGGGCCGGCAGCGGCAccggccgccagggggcgcgcctgcccccgccgcgcccccgccgAGACGCGCGCTCCCGGCTCGACGCGCCCCCCCCTCCCACCACTCACGGACGGGGGTGCGCGCGCGGGAGGGGGCGGGAGCGCGCGGGGCCGCCGGTCCCCGCTCCCCCACCACCCTTGAATTAATGAGTAAACGCAGACagacagggaaagaaagaaataaacaaaccaaacaaaaataaatcaacaaCCAGCCCGCCCGCTCCCACGCCCGTTTCCTCACCTGCGGGCGCCGCGGGGAGGAACTGGAGGTGGAGGAGCGGCCGCAGCTCCCGGGTCGCTCCCGCCGGGGGCggtgaggaggggagggggggaggcgGGAGCGCGCCCGGTGCGCGGGCCCTGCCCTAAtttgccgccgccgccgccgccatgatGGAGGGGGCGGGGGCAGGAGCGCGCGGGGCGCGGCGCGGCGCGTGCCGCGCGTCACGGCTCGCGCcagggagggggcggggccaggcgGGGACTCCGCCCGCGTGACGGGGCGGGAGCGTCTCGCGGCGGTCGCGGAGCCTCCGGCACCGGGAATAAacgtggggagggggggggtttGTGCCAACCTGTCCCGTTTCCTCGTGGATTCGGAGGAAAAGGAGCCCTTGGCAGTGCAGTTCCTGCCGCCCTGACCTCCAGGTCATGTGGCTACAGGTGTGGGTTCGGTGGGTCAGAGTCCCAAACCGAACGCCCCCGGCAAGGCAGAGGGCACACGGAAAAGAAACAGAGCCTGGATATAATTCCAActgtatttgttattttatttagcaatatttattttataataatagaCATCGTTATCATTTGCTATAATATGTTATTTATTCTTTATCAAAACCTGGTTTCAATATTATTTAGATGGTGCCTGAAGTAATAGTAAAGCGTTCTCCAGACCCGAAGTACAAGCTGATTGTTGGCATTATAAAGGCAATATGAAAAGACAGCAAAGTTGCACACAGAGTTTTATAAGAAGCTTttccacagaggaaaaaaaaagcacagaaaaaagtaaggaaattgaaataaatcagaaagaaGCATGGATGTGACGAATACCACATTTGACAGTGATTTGTCGAGGAATGGTTTTGTCTTTTCCGCCAAATGTTCCTGCAGAGTGGAAGTGGAAGCCTCTTGGTAATTAGAACAAACCAATACTATTAGAGATGATGAAGCTTGTTTGAATTTGAAGTTTTTTTGAGTTATGCCATAATTCATGAATTATGAAGTTTATTTGAATTTTGCCATAAAGAAAAGAATGGCCGCAgtgacagccctgctgccaggcccTCCTTGCCCTCCCCTTGTCCGGCTGTTTCCTGCGTCCTTCTGCTTCTCCCTGCTGCCAACATAAAGCGGCTTTGGGGGCTGGCAGGCGAGCTCGTCCCGCGTTTCAGCGCTGTCTGCTGCAGCTTTAACTCCCGGTAAATGACACCGGGACAGTGACAGCGACAGCGACGCGACCACCATATATGGCGGTGTTACGTCATTTGTTCGTCGAGTTCCTATTGGTCCGGATGCGCGGTGGGCGGGGCGTGTggcgcccccgccccggccgtGACCCGAACCGGATCTGACTCCGCTCGCGGCCAGCGACGGCACCGGCCGCGTCTGCAGGGCCTGCGGCTGCCACCGCCACTGCCACcgtcactgtcattgtcactgtcaccgcCCCTGTCACCGTCCTTGTCACCACCATGGCGCTCAGCGATGCGGACGTGCAGAAGCAGGTAGGGCCGCGCGGCCCGGCCCGAGCGGAGCCCCTGAGGGGCCGCGGCGAGCGGGGCTGGCGGCGCCGGGCCCTCAGCGCAGCGCTTGGCCCGGGCCTGCTGCCCTACCGggcctgctgctctgggaacgGAAGATCGGTGGAGGGGAAGGATCCTGGCTTGGATAGAGGAGTCTGCTGACAAGGCGATTTTTCCCCTGCCGGGGTGGATGGGCCCCACGGGAACTTCCTTGAGGCGTTTTGGTGCCGTGATAGGCCAGGTTGTGACGAGAGGGTTCCCGAGCAGGCTGTGTGCTGTCTGCAGGGGTTAATTGCACCTCAGGACGGGTAAATGCAGAGCCTCAGATGAGCACTGTGTTTTACAGGCTGCTGGGGTGGATGCTTAGAGATGAGGGCCAGTCTCTTCTTCCTGCAGAAGGGAGAACCAGGGAAAGCAGTCTTAAACTGAGACAGGGGAGATTCACATcagatattgaaaaaaatactttgctgttagggtggtcaggcattggaatgaGTTGCTCAGGGAGGTGATGGAATCAGCATCCTTGGAGGTGTCTGGATCTGAAGTGGTTTAGTGTATTAAAGGTTATGGTTGATGGTTGGACTGGGTAATCCCAGAGGTCTGTTCCAACCATAATGATTCTATGGTTCCCTAAGGATTTCCCATCTCTTTTCGGCTTGTAGCTGTGTTACCTGCAGTTAGCTGTACCTTCGCATGTGGGTGGGCTGCTCAGGATTCCTGAATGCCCTTTTCAGCTCTACATCCTAAGCAGAGTAGGGGCTGGCTTGCAATGGAAACTTCCAGCCCTGAAGTCTGGCTGTGCACACCCCTCCAGAGGCAGGACACCCTCTCCCTGTTGACAGTAAACACTGTCCTCAGCTAAAAAAACTGCTTTCAGCTGGGTTGGGGTTGGTGTGTGGTGTCAAAGGCCCTGGAGATCCAGTCAGCGCTGGTCTGGGGAGTTTCTGCAGGTGATGAGCAGATCAGGCGAGTTCCCTTCGTCCTCTGCATCACAAGTACTCGTGTCTCACTTTCTCATTCAGTAAACATAGTCTCTTGGCAAGGAAGCATCACAATGAAAGTAAAATTGGTAGGTTGCCTTTCTCCAGAAGGAGAAGTGTAACATTACATTGTATTCCTTTTATCTGCAAAGCTcgtgtgttttggtttttttttcccctgcctcttttatgataataaaaataaagctgacATTAGGGTGGTCTTGCTCAGCCACAATGGACCCGAACTTCAAAGGTCAGTTCAGGCTCTGGTGATGTGTCAAACATGTAATACTGATGGCATTCCACATCTGCACATTCCTGTCAGTGTTTTACACACCTGAGTCCAGGATGATCCTGTTAACTGGACAGTGCTGATGGCTGGCAATCCTGCATGTGGATCAGTCTGGTAGGAACTTACCAGCAGGTCCTCCTTGCCACCACACTTCTAATGATTGTCACTCTGAAACTCATCTCTGATTGAGACTTTTTCCACTGTCAGACTTGCTTTGTTGTTCTGTCAAAGGTATTTAATACATTGCTCCATCTGGTCACTTCTGAAGCCCATCTAACATCTACAACTTCCCTTGGAAAGGGTGATCACACTGCTCCTGACAGGAAAACCCCTTCTTCCTTTCTATAGGAAATACTGCCTTAAAATAAGTCTCtcatttcaaaatacttttttgtcACTGTTATTAAAACTAATCCTATTTTAGATGTGAAAATCTCACTTTGGATCTCTCTTCAtttctagaaaaagcaaaaggggATTTGAGTACAGCAGCTTTTGAAGGAAGTAACACTGTTCAGTCTTATCAGTCTCGGAGAAGTGCATTCCATATTAGCTTGCTTCCATCTCATTCCTTTTCTTTACACACCTCTGATGTTTCCTGAACACCCAGAACTGTTAAAAGTGCTTTTCCAAAATTCAGAAACCCGACTACCCTGGAGGAAGTGACTCAGTCACATAAAGGCTGCTAAGTTCTCAAGTCTTCTTCAACAATAGGCTATTCAGCAAAATTATATCCTTATTTCAAATGCCTCTCTTGTCCTTTCTGAAATGCAGGGTAGGTGGACAAGCACTTGAGAGTCTTTGCAGacacaaattaaaagaaaacctgcTGATTTGATTTTGAGGATGTAGATGTTACTGTTCACTTCTTCCACTGTGCTAACATGGGTTTAAAATCTTCCACTTGTTTCTTCACTTCTGTTTTTTCATCTCTATGGGCTTAGTGCTGCACATTGGCTCACTTTTCACCTTGGCACCTTTCTAAtctctttaaaacattttaactaTAAATATTCTATAAATAGAGGCTTTTGTATGAGTTTATTCAGACTgaattttctgcaaaatatgTCTCATTGCTAAGTGCAAGCAGTAGTTTTTAGGGTCTGCTCCATCTGGCCATGGAAGTGTCTGTGCCTCATCCCAGTTGCAGTTTGGTTGGGAATGAGTCCTTCCAGTCTGCCCCAAATGGGAACCTGAACTGAGGTCTGCTCACAGAGAGGCATGTGATGGATGAACAGAACTGGGTCTGATTGCTTTcctgctctctcagctgctggaCCTGGGCTTTGTAGTGCTTTGAGATGgcttcagaaatgtttttcaagTAGAACTTCTTGGTTCCTGTGGGGCTCTGAAGCAGCATGTGACATTCTTGGTGTGGTCTGGGTCACAgagcattgctgctgctgtctccttccccagcccctccaaagTGACCTTATAGGTTTTTACAGAATTTATTACAGTTTCCCAAGAGAAATGTCTCTGGTGTTCCAAGGAGCTTGTGGCTGTACAGATCTGACCAGAGTGGTCAGTGGCACTTTGCTTTGCTTCACTGTGCACCTCTTGAAGACCCAGGTTCATTGAGATGCCATCTATGTAATCTTTATGTTTCATGGAAATGTCGTAACAAACAGACTCATTTTGCTGTCTGAGGATTTTTGAAATCTGGGAGGTTTATTTAATAATCCCAAGGGTGAAAAAGTTGGGCTCATTAATTAAGAACAAAAATACCTTTGCATTTATACCCAAAAATAGACTCGCGTTTATACAAATTTACTTtggggttggttggtttgttttgggtttttttatggttGCATACCTGAAGTACATTCTTCTAATGGCAGCTAGTGAAACAGCATTATGTAGAATTATTGGGGAAAATGGTTTTCTTGTAATATATGTCAAGATTAACTGGCTCTTGTGTACGCTTAATGACATTTCCTTGCAAAACTCTTGTATGAAATAGTAAATGGATATGGAGGATGTACAGATGAGTAGATATATACACCTACTTCCTCTGGTCAATGTCCTTTcctacagaaaacattttctttcctctctcatGTTACAGATCAAGCACATGATGGCTTTCATCGAGCAGGAAGCCAATGAAAAGGCTGAAGAAATAGATGCAAAGGTAAAAATGGAAGTTCACTGTCAGTAAGTGCAAAAGGAAAACTGCCTCCCACATCCTGCTCTGAAAGTTTCAGAGAGAACTAGAAACCTTTGTAAGCTACAGCTGTTTTTTGTTTAGTTACTACATAGCAAAAATGTACCAAACAAAGATAGCATTTCTTAGCTTTTGACAAATGAAAATGACTCAGAGCTGGTTTTGGTCAATGTTTTGGTGGTTCttgaatataaatatattcataaCAAAGTTCAACCCTTTTTTTGAGCAATCAGGAGAGCTGAGAGGTAACGTGACTCAACTGGATTGAGTAGAACACCTTCCCCCACTAAATTAGTATTTAAGGCAGGAGTTGAATTACTTGCTGAATGCTTCACTTAGCTTAAGCCACAAGAGACTGGGTTTAATATTAACCTGGTGTTAGAGTATAGATGTTTACTGAAGAAGGATTAATGGTGCTTTTCAGCCCCAGCAATCTGCACTAGTGAAATGCCTTGCTGGTATTGGACTCAGCATACATGTTGCTGATAATATTTAATCTCCCTTAAACATTTAGGTTTACACAAATATTTAATCAGTACTAAAGCATGTATTCCTGAAGATCTGCAGACAGAATTAGGAAGCTGAGATTGGATTTTCAGATATAAGTAGGACAATTATCCATGTTTTTTACATTCTGTCTTGTGAGgctttacaaaaataaattaaaagctgtGCTGTCAACCCTCCTTGTGTAAGAATTACTTAAAGAGATGAAGGGTTGGAACCATAGATTGTATCATCCTATCCTGTCTGTGAATGTGCTCTGTTACATTTTGGTTCTGTTTTTTTCAGCCCAAGGAATCAATTTCCACTTCAGTTGTTTAATTTTTACTGTAGGCAGAAGAAGAATTCAACATTGAGAAGGGTCGCCTTGTTCAGACACAGAGGCTGAAAATCATGGAGTATTATGAAAAGAAGGAGAAGCAAATtgaacagcaaaagaaaatgtaagTTGCTTGGGCTAGACAGCTGACCTCAGAGCCTGAGTTtgaattttgttattcattttaTACAAAATTCTCTGGCCCTGTAAACACTCCTCTGTGTTTAAACATATTTAGTTATAATTatgagtttggttttttggggggagaaaTGATCAGAGCTGAGCTACAATAGTATAACAGTGTGATGAAAGAATCCTTCCCATTTCTTTATGTAATTAACATCTAGAACTTTACCCTGGTCTGTTACCCTGGGACAAATGATCATGTTGGGTTTAGTTTGGCTGGGTCACCAAGGAAGGGCTTCTGCAGTTTAATATTTTGTGCAAGTCCAGAAACAGATTCAGACAGGTGAACGGACCTTGGCTTTAAGTGTTGTAGAATTGTTACCTTTAAATGCAAATGTTACAGTTCTTCTGTCAAAGGCTGATGGATTGATTCAACTTTATCATGCAACTTGCAGTCAGATGTCCAACTTGATGAATCAAGCAAGGCTGAAGGTCCTCAAGGCAAGGGATGACCTTATTGCAGTGAGTATCTCTGAAGCAGACACACAGTCTCTATCTCTGCCATAAGTTAGGAAATGGAACTGTTCTCTACAGAAAATAGGATTTTTGATAGAGTGATGTTTGCTTCGACATAGAAAAATGGCTTTCCAAGCTGCTCTGAAAAGGCCTTGAGGGTTTAGTCCAGCTTTGCTATCTTCGTATTTTCAGTTTCCATTACCTGCTGTTTTAGGGAAGTACATTGGTCTGCCAGGAGCGTTGCAGGCAGTGTTGTATCTGTCATTTGCACAGTAGCTTGTTTCCTTAAAGAGCAGCAACTCTCTCTTACACAGTTGGTAGAACTTTGAAATTCTGTTTGCCTGAAGCAGTGTTTATATAAAAAACCCAGCATGGCATAATCAAGGAGGCTTAAAACACCACTCAGTGGGAGTTTTCGTGTCCTTCAATGGCCCATAGGCCATGAAAAGTTTTGCTTCTTGTTCTGGTGACCATTGTGTGTGTTGACACAGAGAGTGAGTAATCATTCATCAGAACAGGCTGCATTCAGGCTTGTTTGGGTTTCCTGTGTGTATCTCTCACCACGGGCAGTGTGTGCCCATTCTGCTCACTGAGCACCTTTGCTGTGCTCTCCCACCTCAGAGATAGTTTGGGTGTTCCATGTTCTGCTAGATGGGGCTGTTGAGCTGTTGGAAAAGCTTGAGAGGCCCGTGGAAGTCAAAAATAAAAGATGGGATAAATGTTTAGGTTGATGCTACCATGAAAAAGAAGAGTTAGCAGAAGAAAATCACTAGTTTATTGATTCTTTAAAATGAGTTTCAAACTTTAGATTGTATTCCCAGAGAGGAGGAAGGTGGATTGCTCAAGGGCTAACTCTGTTGTGTTAGTCTCTGCTGGGTAATCTCTTCCTCATTCATTTGTTGACTCAACCTCATGCTTCTGAGTAATTCTAAACAGTCTTCCTCATTTTAAGACATTTAAAGTCACATGCTGCTCACTCTTTCTTTCCGTATCAGATCTTTGGCTTCTTTCATGAGAGACGAGCAGTTCCAGAAATGCAGTGTTTCTCTAGGGAGGACAGAATAACTAGGTTTGACCATGACAGTAAACTGTGATAGTTTTATATCTTCATACTGATTGTGTTACTGTGCACTCTTTTTCTAAACACCATGAGGTAGGACAGGAGAGAGTTTCTCTGTCTGAAGTATTTCTGATGGTTCAGTTTTAGGAGCTTTGAGTTGActctttaaaaatttctttaaagttcaATCCCATCCAATACTAATTTGCTGAGTAAAGATAATCGAGAGAGCtacttcaaattaaaaataagctctctctttaaaatttttatttgcatttactTACAATTAAAGAATACCTAACCTGAATATTATTTGATGGAAAAATAGATTGGATTTCTTTGCTCAACcataaagctgaaaaaaaattatttggacaACTGCATTATTTTACATGAAGCAATTATTTACTACATATTTAATTTATCTAAGTTAACATTTTAAGTACCATTCTTTTGAATGGAACTCCTGAGCTCTCCCTTTTTCACACAAAAGGAATTATTGTCAGGTTAGAATGAggtcagcccagggcaggaggaagggaagtgTTGGGCAGGGATGGTGTGCCATGCACAGAGATGGAGGTCTAGCTTGGATGAACACCAGCTGGAGTGTACATTTACGTGTTGGCAGGGTGTGAGAGCTATAATAGAAGTACAGAAAGTTGGTAGGCATGAAACCAAATGCCAAACAGATGGGCTCTGCTGATCTGATTTCTTCTGAATGTAGGATTTGCTGAATGAGGCCAAGCAGAGACTTGCCAAGGTGGTGAAGGATACTGCCAGGTACCAGACACTGCTGGATGGACTAGTTCTACaggtaaatatttaaattgtaaAAAATGGATCATTGTCCCCTAGCCCCCTCGGTTTCTTTTGTAAGAAATAGCCCTCTAAAAGTTACAGTTGCATTGGAGTCTGCATCAAATGCTGATCTGGGTGATCCTTGAGTTTTAAACATCATTTCATTATCTTTGAGTCTTGGGTCCTGAGCAGACAAGGTTGTGGCTTACTTTGAGCTGTAGAACCTGGGATACCAGCAGCAGGTCCATTGTAAGAATAATTGCAGGTGTGCACACACTCATTTTAGGGTGCACACATTAAGCTCTGTAGTGATGATTTGGATCAAGTGCTCCTTTGTCAGAGGCTGCTCCTCCAAGCCCTTAAGTCAGTCAATACCTGTTGAAAACCTTTTCAGCATTTGAGACTTCATAAACCTTGACAAATTTACTGTAGTATGGAATGAGCCTGTGACAGAAGCAGGCCCAGAAAGCAGAAACCAGAGTTTTGCTTGCCTAGAAGAACATCCTCAAAGCCCAGAAATGAAGAGCTGAAAGTCCAGAAAGCATTGGCCAGGTCAGTGCTGTGAGCTCTGGTGCCTCCTTCTGGCACAGACTGGTCCTGTTGCTGTGAGCTCCCAGGAGCCATCACGAGCTCTCCTGTCACACTTGGTGGAGTTTTCTCAGCTTGTGCCTCCAAGTGCTGTTGTTTCTTTCTCACACTCAGGTCTGGTGTTGCTCTAcgtcaaaaaaaaccctttcttcttctttcaaaTTGGCCACAATTCTCTTGGCTCATTATGTTAGATCCAGTGAGGGAtctgtgctcacagctgcaccAGATGATCATTGTAGGTCCCTTCAAACTGGAACTAAACTCACTTTATTCTGTTCTAGCCTGAGGTATAACCACAGGAACTGTGAGGCAGGAGTTATTAGAACAGGCTTCTGAGACTGCTGCATGTCTTCAAGGCCTTGGTGGCATGCTCTGCCTACTTAGACAGCAGTGATCCTTATGTGTAACTGGGCACCACAGTCCTGAGATTCCATGTGTTTAGTTGCACTTGAGTTCCAAAAACATCATCCATATTTGGGCTCTTCCCCAAATATTGGTGCTGTCCTCTCAGAATGGCTGCATGAGGTAAACTCATGAGCAAAGATCTGAATAAATGAGGCTGATATTGTTGGGGCTTGGGTTTCAAATTGATcagcttctttcctttcttgggGTTAAACAATTGTGACAAAGAAAACATTGACTTCCTGCAACTGAAATGGTTATAATGGTTATTCCTTGCAGGGATTCTACCAGCTGCTTGAGCCCAGATTAGTTGTTCGGTGCAGGAAGCAGGATCTCCCCATGGTTAAGGTGAGACACCTGGAATATTTTGACAGTgccctgctggatttgctgcTCGGGTCCCCCTCTCTGTTTGATATGGAAACAGGCTTTGCTTGTTGCACTTCTGTTGCAGCTACAATGTGCTTCCAAAGTTGGGGGTCATTTCCCTGCTTGGATATTACCTTGGAAACTTTAGACATGGCTACATTATTAAGAATAATAACTGGGTTTGGCTGAAGAGCCAAACTGAAATgcatttgtttaattaaaaaaaaaaaggcctcaACCCCTTCATTTTATTAGTACAAGTGATTGAATGATCAAACCCAGGTGCTGCAGTAGCATTTGTCAGTGCTAACTGTAGGTTTATCTTGTGTCCTAGACTGCTGTACAGAAGAGCATTCCCATCTACAAAAACGCCATAAAAAGGGATGTGGATATTCATATTGACCAAGACAGCTTCCTGCCAGAAGATATGTAAGGAAAATGGGATTGTTTTGTACAGGACACTAACTTAATGCA
It encodes:
- the ATP6V1E1 gene encoding V-type proton ATPase subunit E 1, with amino-acid sequence MALSDADVQKQIKHMMAFIEQEANEKAEEIDAKAEEEFNIEKGRLVQTQRLKIMEYYEKKEKQIEQQKKIQMSNLMNQARLKVLKARDDLIADLLNEAKQRLAKVVKDTARYQTLLDGLVLQGFYQLLEPRLVVRCRKQDLPMVKTAVQKSIPIYKNAIKRDVDIHIDQDSFLPEDIAGGVEIYNSDGKIKVSNTLESRLDLVAQQMMPEIRVALFGANANRKFLD